A window of Canis lupus baileyi chromosome 3, mCanLup2.hap1, whole genome shotgun sequence genomic DNA:
TCCAACTAGTATTCAAAAAACTGGTTTCtgctttaaaaagatgatttccTACTGTTTCCATAAAGAGTAAAGCTCTGTGAGTGTGTCTCCTTGGGGGTGACGCTGCACCACTAACCAGGGCAGCCTGCTCTGTGGCCGCCCACCTTTACCTTGCCGATTGAAGTCCATGGACGGCTGCTTGCAATCCTGAGCGCGGTGCCCGGTGGCCCCACAGTTGTAACACGACAGATTGCCACTCTTCTTGTGGCCGGTGCCATTGCTGCTGCCCACCAGTCCTGGGGCCTGGTACACACCCGCCGCACCTGCCATGAAGCTCTGCATGGGTGGCACGGTGAACGCAGACTGGCCGCCCAGCACGGGCTCGGGAGGCACGCTGCCACCGTAGGGCGAATGCACCACGGGGAAGGCGCCACCACCATACTGCTGGGCACCCACGTAGCCGCTGCCACACACGGGGCTAaagggcaggaaggggaaggggaacaCAGACGGCCCCGAGAACGGGTGCTGGAAGTAGTTGGCATAGCTGACGGTCAGGCCACTCGAGCCACAGCTGCCGCTGCATCCACAGGACGTGCACACGACGCAGCCAGGCGGTGGGGCCGGTGTGGGCTGCTGGGGCGCCGATGGctgctgatggtggtggtggtggtggtggttctgGGTGGAGGCAGGAATGTTCCCGGGGGAGCCGCCGCCACCTCCGCCGCCGCTACTGCTGTAGAAACTGCTTTCAGGGGCCGAGGAGAGCGCGGGgctggagctgggagctgggcagCTGGGCACAGTGGCCATGCTGGCGAAGGACGTGGAAGGGTGGCTGCTGGAGGAGGCAGTGTTGCTGTTCGCACAGAAGCTGCCCTGCAGGGGCCCCACGGGCACACTGCTCATCGCAGAGAAGGCAGCTTTGGTGTTGGCGGTGTACAGAGCAGTCCGGGGGTTTATTATTGCAGGGGGCACGCTTATTTGCACGTTATTAGAACAGGGAGTTTGCCCAGAAATGGCAGAGTCCGCGGGGACAGATGAAGACACCAGAAGTTTGATGGGGGGCCGAGCCACGTGGAAGACCGTGCTCGACGTCCCTGCGGCGGCCGTGCTGCTCTCCGCCGCCAGGGCTGACTGCGGGGCCGGCTTCATCACCCGGTCCAGCGCAGACGTGTGTACGACTTTGGCACGGGGACCGAAGGAGACGCTAGGTGACACGGAGCTGCTCTCGGCAAGGGCGGAGAGGACctgcaggggctgctggggggtgggTGCGGGTGCTGCGTCGATCACTGCGTGGCCGAAGTTCTTGTCCACTTTGATGCCGCCTCTTGGTCCCGAGAGTTTACTCCTTTCTTCTAGAGACAGCAGCGAGTGCACGGAAGGCGGGAGGAGCTTCATGTCCGCACCCCCTCTTTCCGACTTGTGCACCGAATTCAGCATCCGGATGGGCGCTAGGTGAGAGGCTGCGGCCATCatctgggggggcagggggtggtggccCGATGGACTGGAGCCTGCCTCATTCTGCACGGGGAGAACCTGGGCCGTGGGTCTGGCAGAACTGGAAGCAAAATGATTCAGTAGCATGACGGGCTTCTCCTTATCCGAGCCCTCCAAGTGAATCTCCACACCTAGGGATGGAAACAGGGCGGTCAGCACAGCCTCACAGGCCAGGGCAGGAACAGCGCAGTGCTCACCAGGCCGCATGTCCTTACGTCTGTCGTTCTCCTCGGCGCTGTCCGAGCTCTCTTCCCGGCCCTGCACCCCCATCGGGCTGGGCGAAGAGCTGGAGCATTCTGAGGAGCTGCCTTCCCGGGCCGTCTGGTGAGGGGCCTGCTCCACTTCTACCCGCAGCGCTGTGGAAAAGGGGCACCCACGTGGGTTGTGCTGGCCAACACCTCTTTgcgccctccctgcccacctgacCTGGATGCCAGccccagggaggggcagatgcTGTCACTCCCACTGCAGACGGACAGGACCCAGAGGTTCAGAGAAAGCAAGCTGCCCAAGTCCCCACAGCTGGTCATCAGCAGGTGTGAGCATGGCCAGGCTCTTGGCCAGGTGCCGCCATGCCTCCCTACTCATGCTGGAGAAGGGACAAGGGTCCCTGGCCACCATGGTGTGACAAAGGTCAGCTCCCCACACTGAGAGACACCCCTATTCTACGAGGCTAAGGGATGTAAGACCTCTTATTCAAATAACCACTGAAAAGAGAACACTAGCATGTTTTCCTCCCTGGCTCCGTTACTCTGGTCCTTCAATGCCTTCTGCCCCATCTGTGGAGGCGAAGGCAGGGAACACAGGGGAGTGGCTCCCCAGGCCCCACAACAGGGAGGCTACACTAGGCACACTGGGGAGTTTCAAGATGGGCCTCCAGGGCAAGGACCTACACATGACCTGTCTGCACCTCCTGGGGGAGAGTATATTCATCTGTTTGGGGTACTTCCTTCTCTTCTCATCATGTAGCTTCTGGATCTAATTCTTTTGCCCAAACAACTTCAGGCGAGTCACCGGTCTCCAGCTTCTAATCCAAACGTCCCTTCTGTTTTCTAAGGTAGACATGATAAAAGCTAAACTAATGAGCAATAACTGTAAATTCTAAAAACAGGCAAATGGCCAAAAGTGTGGGTATCGTCTACGGTCTTAACTATTCTCAAAAGGAAGAGCCAGAGATCCATCCAGGCCGCCCGCCCTCACCCACCTGCAGCGTGGGTGCCTCGCACTGTCTGCACAGGCCCGACATGGCTGGTGGGTGGGACTCGGGCCACTCCGCTGCTGGTGACTGGGGGTGGGGCTGCGGGGTTCAGGCACCGTTTTTCTGACTTCTCCCTGTGTGGCAAGAGAGCATGTGAACAAGAGAGCGTTCAGGTCTTCTGCTAAAGAACCTTTTGACATTTCCCAAGCTCTGCTTTAGTGCACAGATTCCATACAAGGGTGACTGCCCCACAAATACCCTCATAGATGGAAAACAATTCATTCTGACTTGTTGGATTCTCTGCAAAGGTCCTTCCCTAGCACACCAAAACCACATCCGTAGATTTGTAAAAGCATTAATGAAGCTTTGCTAAGCAATCAAAGTGATCAATCAATGGCATTCAGCTGTAACTGCTAGCACCTGTTCCGTGTCGAGGCGCTTTCAAGCAAACATGCCAGAGCAACCCGCTGGCTGAACACAGGCCCACCTCAGAATATCCATAGGCCCCAACTGACCACTGGGCTACTTACAACCAGCACAGTTACTAAGAAAGGGAAGATTCCACACCTCCTCACCTTCCCTTTTTAAATACAGCCCCCACACCCACTGCCTCTAGCTAACAGCCTCTGCTCAATAAACTTctgtctcctttgttctgcctcaggAGAATTCTTTTGCCTCCCAGGGCACCCGATTGTCACCCCACATTCAGAGGTCCCTATCCAGTCCAAGACACCCCATTTAGATACCACATTCAGTATATTAGGAACAAAAAGGAACCGATGTTTCACACTTACTTCTCCAGCTCCAGCTGAGTCTTGAGTTTTTTCTTTGCTCCCATTGTGAGGGATTCAaatttatttagatcttcctCAGTAAGGCTCAGAAACTTCCACAGAAGAAACACATTACAGAGTTATTGAGAATCAATTAAGACTCAGAAAACAAAGAACTTGGAGtatcatttaataaatgtatcCTACCATTAGGACATGCAAACAGATCAAACCTAACTGGataataaaaggcaaataaaaagcTTGGAAACACCAAAATAGCTCGTTGCTAAATGATGTCATGTCCCTTgttcaaaatatgaaatgttcACTTTGCATAGAAGGCTCACAGACCATGTCCACTGGGCCTTCCCCACAGCCAGAGAAGATGGGGGACCTGCAAGGTCTGCACTATGGGGCAGGCAACTGAAGAATATGTCTTTAGTTTCCACTTCTAGAGAGACTGGATCTGTTCAAGTGTTCCCTCCTATCCATGGAAGTGTCTGAGGGATCCACCTCCTTGGATACAAGCCATTTATCCTCCTGCAGACAGGAGAACTCTTAACAGctcttttttctcaaaattcactGTCATTTTAGGGGCAAAGCAACTTTGTTGAGAAGCAAGTGTTCCAGAAAAGATGATGCCATCTGAATTAAATGGCTAACTAACTGGTGGCTTTATACTGAGCAGGCACAACACGCTGGTTCTCACAACAGTCTATAATGCGATTTGTGATTTTTATGGCTAAAATTCAACTCCTACATTATGttgaaactttttaaattgaCCATGAGACAAGGTTGGCAAAATCTGTGGTTTTTAGGATTTATGTATCCTAAGCCAAGAATATTACAAATATACTTaaaagctgtttatttttttatttttaattttttttgtactcAAAGCTTGATTTCTAGGTTCACTTGCAGATTTTTGGACAAATGAGATTTTTTACATAGATAAAAGTGCCAAGTGATTGTATCCAGCAGGGGGCATCAGAGCTCAAACACGGCCATGGGTCAAATTTAGTTTTTCTCAGTGATGCCACTAGTtcagaaatttcaaattttaacaaCGAAAAAATGCTCATCAGAACTCTCtgttgtaaaaaataattttcaaggctccttggctcagttggttaagcgtcccgACTCTTGACTTCAAGCTCTGGCTGCGATCTCAAAGTCCTGAGATCAGCCATTtcacaggctctgtgctcattttgcagtctgtttgagattctctccctctccctccgctcctcccctcacccctccctttctcttaaaaaaaatttctatgtaGGATTGCTTGAAAGACATAAAATTCATCTATTCTTTTCAGCTGTATGACCCTCAATCGAGCCAGATCATCAGCAGGCTATTTCCTCGGATCCAAGTATCTGGGCACCTTGTAAAACAGGCCCTTAGGCACTGACCTCCTGCGTGTGCACAGCCTAAGCTGAAGGGCATCTAACAAAGGGGGCGTGCACACCCCAATTCACCGTTTTTACTGAAATGGCTGCTGGAGATACAATGTCCTTTGTATCACACAGTGTATCTAACACATGAAGACCCcaaactatctttatttttttttaattttttttttaatttttatttatttgtgatagtcacagagagagagagaatgaggcagagacacaggcagagggagaagcaggctccatgcaccgggagcccgacgtgggattcgatcccgggtctccaggatcgcgccctgggccaaaggcaggcaccaaaccgctgcgccacccagggatcccccctcaaactatctttaaaaaaaaaaaaaagtttgttcatAACTGTGTTCCAGTTTTTGCTTCGGCTGCAGGGAGCCTTCAAATCCAAATGCACTGCCACTCCTCCTCTGGTGTGTGTGGGACTTAGGGCATATACATACAGGTGTCAGATACCAGGCTGTGTGATTTCCACATCATGGACAGTCTAGACACCCAACTCAAGCCCACGAGGAATGAGAGCAGAGGAAGACTGTGTCACCTGCCCAGTCATCCACATACCTTCTCCATTGTGAGCTGTTTGAAGACTGGGTAGTACTTGTGCAAGCGCAGTTTCCTAAGCCAGTCTAAGATCCCATTCTGCTCCTGGGTCTGAGGGGTCTGCAGACTGGAGGGCATCAGGATGGCAGGCGAGGTGTCCATCTGGGCCCGGTAGGCCAGTGCTGAGCCTGTACCCCCTGTGTGGGAGCAGTGGGGCAAGGTGGCTGCACTGGCCGAGTGCTGCATGTGGTGCTGGGCGCCGCTCTGAGAGGATGGGATGCCAGCCACACCACACACAGGCCTGTGGGGATAGCAGACAGGTGGTTTTCACAAGACTGCAGCCTCCACCACAACTGGGTGGGAAGCGTGCAGTAGCCAGCTCTCAGGTGCTGGATGGCATCAGAGGCCATGCCTACTGTCAGCACCAAAGCCCTTTCCTGCTGCTGTGCCTCTGTGATGCCACCCCCCTGAAGGTGTCTGTAGGCATGCTTCAGAGTatgcacatctgtgtgtgtgtgtgcatgcgtgcgtcACCGACTCCTGGCTGAGCGGCCTAGTTTGTTACTCTATCATAGCATGATActgaaaatcttaaattaaaacgGACTCCTTAAATCTTTTATTTGAATGGACTTTTTTTGAAAGGGAGTCTTGGTAGCAGGCAGGAATGCTCAGCATTCTGCTTTCTGCCCTGCCCCTTCCACCCAAGACTATAAACCCAGAAAGTCAGCACTTTCAAAGACCTCGTGACCTGACTGCATCTTCACATAACTATATGCGTGTGTGTCACTGTCCATGATACTGACCCATTTTAATGACAGCCTGTTTGCCACCCGAGCACTGCTATAATCACTGTCAACTCGAGGCTGACAGAGAACTCTTGGAGCAGTGCCTCTGCCACCTCATGGGCAGTCGTTCCCTGGGAGCTCgtaaaaatgaatattctctGAAATTCTAGGATGCACAGGGCCCAGAAACTGGCACTTGCAGTAACAATCCTTAGGAATTACAAGTGCAATGGCTCAGAGAACCACTTCTCTTTTTACATGGAGAAATCATAAACTGGAGTATCTCTACCCAGTTCCCCTCACAATATTATTCAAGACTAAAACCAAAAATGACTTTGCTCTACAAACAATTATTTACACACAGTCAGAAGTAAGCTCTATGCTGATCTGAAACACACTGCTTACACAGGACGCCTCACCTTCCAGACACGCCCATCATGGTACCCActttagagagggagggggtgCCAGGACCTGTAAGTTAAGATAGATGTCATAAAGTTTACACATAATAAAGATGTTTCTATCTTTATGTAATTACATTTCATAAACTCACTTGGACTTTGAAGCTGTTGGGTGGGAGATGAAGTGCTGAAAAATCTCTTAACGTGGTCATTTTTTAATAAGTGAGAAGGTAATGAGGCCAAATACCTACAAATTAAACAATGCAGGTTTATCAGCATTAAAATGGTTATTACCAAAAACTAATGGGGAGAGAAATTGTAATTTTCTGTTAAGAGaaatacaagagagaaaaaagtaaacagaagtGCCACAACCTATGTTCTCCCTGCCTCAATTCGACTCCTGTGTGAGTCCTTTCGTTCCCCTGAGCCCCTTTCCCCACACCCATCGCATCTCACAGTGGGAGGTGGGCAGCAGGCTGGCACAAGAGCCGCGCCCGCTGTGCTGCCTCTAGTTGCTGGTGCTGGGATGCTGGGCCCGGGCAGCAGGCCTGCCCCGTCAGCCATGGACTCGGCTGGGAGACACCAGCTTTTGGGACTTTATTGGGTCCTAGTCCCCTCCTGCAAATCTCAACTTCCCACTATGGGACAGAAACAatacttggattttattttgtcagAATGTCAAAATCACATTAAGTGGTGGCATGTACCGTGAAACTCCTTTACTCACATCCTCAAAATCATGCCTACGTTACTAGCTCCACCAAATTCTCCGTAACAGATGAAAATCCCCAGGGACAGACAGAGACCCGGACCTCTGGGAGCAGCATGTGCCCTCATAGCTGCTGGGAtgaccaggcagcccaggtgtgCACCCGCCCCACTCTGGCTATGTCCCACATCGCCAACGGGTGGGCCCATGGGCCCACTGCCAGAACTGCATCCTTGGCCCGCAGGTGCAGGATAGCATTACCTCAGGTCTGCTTCCAGATCCATGTGATTTCGCTCTACGTAAAAGGAATC
This region includes:
- the ZCCHC14 gene encoding zinc finger CCHC domain-containing protein 14 isoform X1, giving the protein MVEKRCPLQRDGVYRWFSELPSPQRVEFLCGLLDLCIPLELRFLGSCLEDLARKDYHSLRDSEIKANNPADLGSLTNLTDEVVRSKLLVSLALLGSEQREAAGVLYRTLTHIDSIIHNYGLQLNEGRTGDEFLLLFTMASNHPAFSFHQKQVLRQELTQIQSSLSGGGGGGHGGGGHSGGKSALPTCPACHKVTPRTEAPVSSVSNSLENALHTSAHSTEESLPKRTVGKHSKVSVEKIDLKGLSHKKNERHVECSFEVLWSDSSVTSVTKSSSEVTEFISKLPQLYPEENLEKFIPCLAGPDSFYVERNHMDLEADLRYLASLPSHLLKNDHVKRFFSTSSPTQQLQSPSPGTPSLSKVGTMMGVSGRPVCGVAGIPSSQSGAQHHMQHSASAATLPHCSHTGGTGSALAYRAQMDTSPAILMPSSLQTPQTQEQNGILDWLRKLRLHKYYPVFKQLTMEKFLSLTEEDLNKFESLTMGAKKKLKTQLELEKEKSEKRCLNPAAPPPVTSSGVARVPPTSHVGPVQTVRGTHAAALRVEVEQAPHQTAREGSSSECSSSSPSPMGVQGREESSDSAEENDRRVEIHLEGSDKEKPVMLLNHFASSSARPTAQVLPVQNEAGSSPSGHHPLPPQMMAAASHLAPIRMLNSVHKSERGGADMKLLPPSVHSLLSLEERSKLSGPRGGIKVDKNFGHAVIDAAPAPTPQQPLQVLSALAESSSVSPSVSFGPRAKVVHTSALDRVMKPAPQSALAAESSTAAAGTSSTVFHVARPPIKLLVSSSVPADSAISGQTPCSNNVQISVPPAIINPRTALYTANTKAAFSAMSSVPVGPLQGSFCANSNTASSSSHPSTSFASMATVPSCPAPSSSPALSSAPESSFYSSSGGGGGGGSPGNIPASTQNHHHHHHHQQPSAPQQPTPAPPPGCVVCTSCGCSGSCGSSGLTVSYANYFQHPFSGPSVFPFPFLPFSPVCGSGYVGAQQYGGGAFPVVHSPYGGSVPPEPVLGGQSAFTVPPMQSFMAGAAGVYQAPGLVGSSNGTGHKKSGNLSCYNCGATGHRAQDCKQPSMDFNRQGTFRLKYAPPAESLDSTD
- the ZCCHC14 gene encoding zinc finger CCHC domain-containing protein 14 isoform X2 — its product is MVEKRCPLQRDGVYRWFSELPSPQRVEFLCGLLDLCIPLELRFLGSCLEDLARKDYHSLRDSEIKANNPADLGSLTNLTDEVVRSKLLVSLALLGSEQREAAGVLYRTLTHIDSIIHNYGLQLNEGRTGDEFLLLFTMASNHPAFSFHQKQVLRQELTQIQSSLSGGGGGGHGGGGHSGGKSALPTCPACHKVTPRTEAPVSSVSNSLENALHTSAHSTEESLPKRTVGKHSKVSVEKIDLKGLSHKKNERHVECSFELPQLYPEENLEKFIPCLAGPDSFYVERNHMDLEADLRYLASLPSHLLKNDHVKRFFSTSSPTQQLQSPSPGTPSLSKVGTMMGVSGRPVCGVAGIPSSQSGAQHHMQHSASAATLPHCSHTGGTGSALAYRAQMDTSPAILMPSSLQTPQTQEQNGILDWLRKLRLHKYYPVFKQLTMEKFLSLTEEDLNKFESLTMGAKKKLKTQLELEKEKSEKRCLNPAAPPPVTSSGVARVPPTSHVGPVQTVRGTHAAALRVEVEQAPHQTAREGSSSECSSSSPSPMGVQGREESSDSAEENDRRVEIHLEGSDKEKPVMLLNHFASSSARPTAQVLPVQNEAGSSPSGHHPLPPQMMAAASHLAPIRMLNSVHKSERGGADMKLLPPSVHSLLSLEERSKLSGPRGGIKVDKNFGHAVIDAAPAPTPQQPLQVLSALAESSSVSPSVSFGPRAKVVHTSALDRVMKPAPQSALAAESSTAAAGTSSTVFHVARPPIKLLVSSSVPADSAISGQTPCSNNVQISVPPAIINPRTALYTANTKAAFSAMSSVPVGPLQGSFCANSNTASSSSHPSTSFASMATVPSCPAPSSSPALSSAPESSFYSSSGGGGGGGSPGNIPASTQNHHHHHHHQQPSAPQQPTPAPPPGCVVCTSCGCSGSCGSSGLTVSYANYFQHPFSGPSVFPFPFLPFSPVCGSGYVGAQQYGGGAFPVVHSPYGGSVPPEPVLGGQSAFTVPPMQSFMAGAAGVYQAPGLVGSSNGTGHKKSGNLSCYNCGATGHRAQDCKQPSMDFNRQGTFRLKYAPPAESLDSTD